The proteins below are encoded in one region of Nilaparvata lugens isolate BPH chromosome X, ASM1435652v1, whole genome shotgun sequence:
- the LOC120354993 gene encoding uncharacterized protein LOC120354993, with product MDNQQSDKAAAAATSEEAATPTINTLVETIAVDKEVEVEMADEEWCVVDSSDSPPAKCVHFSSACDTPKRGGKGRGHGIYFADQRVIAQGRGRGRQIDVGGVSAESSLQQSSRNSGHQAEASLILLDVTNSSQPRVVNATATNIDNEVENIDPQQTSSKR from the exons ATGGACAACCAACAATCCGATAAAGCAGCAGCTGCAGCAACAAGCGAAGAAGCAGCAACGCCAACAATCAACAC ccTGGTTGAGACGATAGCGGTCGAcaaggaggtggaggtggaaaTGGCGGATGAGGAATGGTGTGTGGTTGACAGCAGCGATTCGCCGCCGGCAAAATGTGTCCACTTTTCCTCAGCGTGTGATACGCCAAAACGTGGTGGAAAAGGTCGGGGCCACGGCATTTATTTTGCCGATCAACGCGTCATCGCTCAGGGCAGAGGAAGAGGCCGCCAAATTGATGTGGGTGGAGTGAGCGCGGAGTCATCATTGCAACAGTCCAGTCGTAATAGTGGACACCAAGCTGAAGCATCATTGATTCTGCTAGACGTGACAAACTCATCACAACCGAGAGTCGTGAACGCTACTGCTACTAACATCGACAACGAAGTTGAAAACATTGACCCGCAGCAAACCTCTTCAAAGCGGTAA